A single window of Penaeus chinensis breed Huanghai No. 1 chromosome 9, ASM1920278v2, whole genome shotgun sequence DNA harbors:
- the LOC125028966 gene encoding caspase-1-like isoform X1, with protein sequence MIASSNGLFTSALPERRLREFSTFAMGFRKKLRAFFRITQKRRALEYKARSSEPNKQIGPKSEQSKSEQSKSKKSQSEKSQSEKSDASPANVVGEKPGQVGMDEWLAVRQEGGGEVKAKTERVYMQQPLECDGQAAATESVAAATPPTYAESLASGESSPTQSCTDLPEATSPTESNHVKFCNDTCLTHLGTHDRQRRRRACRQRKESLSGIKVKYTKVYGENDGAYKNDSTPRGLVFMCNFSQFMNDRYGQRKGSEMDYYSMLDLFQQLGYGGGRRDEKYCMTGHITKNRFMERLKDFSVDTRHKMLCSSVIIIMSHGLGPKTFVTSDDKQVDLMEIYTMFNNINCEILRGKPKIFILQFCRNNSYMPSSRFRNKPLDLPFTESLRQIVREEINKILAEQTEDKAEAPPSPGISEDQRRYSEPALMESERQVRNMWYEADTRLIAPQPAFEGVQKYSDMYSIFSTASGELSYRDPHKGSLLIQAICHVFAENAYQDDIDTLVRKVSTYMTKTLQKDDPITVPRVTCERTNNGLDKKFYFNPEEVHRCRHVTI encoded by the coding sequence tgatAGCCTCCAGTAATGGCCTGTTTACGTCTGCACTTCCAGAGAGGCGGCTACGGGAATTCTCAACCTTCGCCATGGGATTTCGCAAGAAGCTTCGGGCATTTTTCAGAATAACCCAGAAGCGAAGAGCACTGGAGTATAAAGCGAGATCATCGGAGCCAAACAAGCAGATTGGGCCTAAGAGTGAGCAGAGTAAGAGTGAgcagagtaagagtaagaagagTCAGAGTGAGAAGAGTCAGAGTGAGAAGAGTGACGCAAGTCCTGCTAACGTCGTTGGAGAGAAACCCGGACAAGTAGGCATGGACGAGTGGCTTGCCGTCcgccaggaaggaggaggagaagtgaaggcCAAAACAGAGAGGGTTTACATGCAGCAGCCGCTCGAATGCGATGGCCAGGCAGCGGCTACGGAATCCGTCGCCGCTGCCACGCCACCGACGTACGCAGAGAGCTTGGCGTCGGGCGAGTCGTCTCCGACACAGTCCTGCACCGACCTTCCTGAGGCCACCTCGCCTACGGAGTCTAACCATGTTAAATTTTGTAATGACACGTGTCTGACCCATTTGGGAACGCACGACCGGCAGCGAAGGAGGAGAGCTTGCAGGCAAAGAAAGGAGTCCTTATCTGGCATAAAAGTGAAATACACAAAGGTATACGGCGAGAACGATGGAGCCTACAAGAACGACTCCACGCCGCGCGGCCTCGTGTTTATGTGCAATTTCTCTCAATTTATGAATGACCGATACGGCCAGCGGAAGGGGTCGGAGATGGATTACTATTCAATGCTGGATCTGTTCCAGCAACTTGGCTACGGAGGCGGGCGCCGGGACGAGAAGTATTGCATGACAGGCCACATTACGAAGAACAGGTTCATGGAGAGACTGAAAGACTTCAGCGTTGACACGAGGCACAAGATGTTGTGTTCGAGcgtgatcatcatcatgagccaCGGACTGGGACCCAAGACCTTCGTCACTTCAGACGATAAACAAGTCGACCTCATGGAGATCTACACGATGTTCAACAACATCAACTGCGAGATACTCCGCGGGAAGCCAAAGATCTTCATCCTGCAGTTCTGTAGAAATAATTCGTACATGCCATCCTCTCGATTCAGGAACAAGCCCCTTGACTTGCCTTTCACTGAGAGCCTGAGACAGATAGTGCGGGAGGAAATTAATAAGATCCTGGCGGAGCAAACCGAGGACAAAGCTGAGGCGCCTCCGAGTCCAGGCATTAGCGAGGACCAGAGGCGATATTCGGAGCCTGCTCTTATGGAATCCGAACGACAGGTGCGGAATATGTGGTACGAGGCCGACACTCGACTGATAGCACCACAACCGGCGTTCGAGGGTGTTCAGAAGTACTCCGACATGTACTCCATCTTCTCGACAGCCTCGGGCGAGTTATCCTACCGAGACCCACACAAGGGCTCGCTCCTGATCCAGGCCATTTGCCACGTGTTCGCGGAGAACGCCTACCAGGACGATATCGACACCCTCGTCAGGAAGGTGTCGACCTACATGACCAAGACGCTGCAAAAGGACGATCCGATCACCGTGCCTCGGGTGACCTGCGAGAGAACGAACAACGGTCTTGACAAGAAGTTCTATTTCAACCCCGAGGAAGTGCATCGCTGCAGGCACGTGACCATTTAA
- the LOC125028966 gene encoding caspase-1-like isoform X2, whose translation MGFRKKLRAFFRITQKRRALEYKARSSEPNKQIGPKSEQSKSEQSKSKKSQSEKSQSEKSDASPANVVGEKPGQVGMDEWLAVRQEGGGEVKAKTERVYMQQPLECDGQAAATESVAAATPPTYAESLASGESSPTQSCTDLPEATSPTESNHVKFCNDTCLTHLGTHDRQRRRRACRQRKESLSGIKVKYTKVYGENDGAYKNDSTPRGLVFMCNFSQFMNDRYGQRKGSEMDYYSMLDLFQQLGYGGGRRDEKYCMTGHITKNRFMERLKDFSVDTRHKMLCSSVIIIMSHGLGPKTFVTSDDKQVDLMEIYTMFNNINCEILRGKPKIFILQFCRNNSYMPSSRFRNKPLDLPFTESLRQIVREEINKILAEQTEDKAEAPPSPGISEDQRRYSEPALMESERQVRNMWYEADTRLIAPQPAFEGVQKYSDMYSIFSTASGELSYRDPHKGSLLIQAICHVFAENAYQDDIDTLVRKVSTYMTKTLQKDDPITVPRVTCERTNNGLDKKFYFNPEEVHRCRHVTI comes from the coding sequence ATGGGATTTCGCAAGAAGCTTCGGGCATTTTTCAGAATAACCCAGAAGCGAAGAGCACTGGAGTATAAAGCGAGATCATCGGAGCCAAACAAGCAGATTGGGCCTAAGAGTGAGCAGAGTAAGAGTGAgcagagtaagagtaagaagagTCAGAGTGAGAAGAGTCAGAGTGAGAAGAGTGACGCAAGTCCTGCTAACGTCGTTGGAGAGAAACCCGGACAAGTAGGCATGGACGAGTGGCTTGCCGTCcgccaggaaggaggaggagaagtgaaggcCAAAACAGAGAGGGTTTACATGCAGCAGCCGCTCGAATGCGATGGCCAGGCAGCGGCTACGGAATCCGTCGCCGCTGCCACGCCACCGACGTACGCAGAGAGCTTGGCGTCGGGCGAGTCGTCTCCGACACAGTCCTGCACCGACCTTCCTGAGGCCACCTCGCCTACGGAGTCTAACCATGTTAAATTTTGTAATGACACGTGTCTGACCCATTTGGGAACGCACGACCGGCAGCGAAGGAGGAGAGCTTGCAGGCAAAGAAAGGAGTCCTTATCTGGCATAAAAGTGAAATACACAAAGGTATACGGCGAGAACGATGGAGCCTACAAGAACGACTCCACGCCGCGCGGCCTCGTGTTTATGTGCAATTTCTCTCAATTTATGAATGACCGATACGGCCAGCGGAAGGGGTCGGAGATGGATTACTATTCAATGCTGGATCTGTTCCAGCAACTTGGCTACGGAGGCGGGCGCCGGGACGAGAAGTATTGCATGACAGGCCACATTACGAAGAACAGGTTCATGGAGAGACTGAAAGACTTCAGCGTTGACACGAGGCACAAGATGTTGTGTTCGAGcgtgatcatcatcatgagccaCGGACTGGGACCCAAGACCTTCGTCACTTCAGACGATAAACAAGTCGACCTCATGGAGATCTACACGATGTTCAACAACATCAACTGCGAGATACTCCGCGGGAAGCCAAAGATCTTCATCCTGCAGTTCTGTAGAAATAATTCGTACATGCCATCCTCTCGATTCAGGAACAAGCCCCTTGACTTGCCTTTCACTGAGAGCCTGAGACAGATAGTGCGGGAGGAAATTAATAAGATCCTGGCGGAGCAAACCGAGGACAAAGCTGAGGCGCCTCCGAGTCCAGGCATTAGCGAGGACCAGAGGCGATATTCGGAGCCTGCTCTTATGGAATCCGAACGACAGGTGCGGAATATGTGGTACGAGGCCGACACTCGACTGATAGCACCACAACCGGCGTTCGAGGGTGTTCAGAAGTACTCCGACATGTACTCCATCTTCTCGACAGCCTCGGGCGAGTTATCCTACCGAGACCCACACAAGGGCTCGCTCCTGATCCAGGCCATTTGCCACGTGTTCGCGGAGAACGCCTACCAGGACGATATCGACACCCTCGTCAGGAAGGTGTCGACCTACATGACCAAGACGCTGCAAAAGGACGATCCGATCACCGTGCCTCGGGTGACCTGCGAGAGAACGAACAACGGTCTTGACAAGAAGTTCTATTTCAACCCCGAGGAAGTGCATCGCTGCAGGCACGTGACCATTTAA